Proteins from one Bombus affinis isolate iyBomAffi1 chromosome 1, iyBomAffi1.2, whole genome shotgun sequence genomic window:
- the LOC126920981 gene encoding nuclear pore complex protein Nup154, which translates to MTLTEMEPLKIHLDALEMAGKVVDIHITADSNFPSLINLMRYNVQGGPTVSGLDDHDYPNLNGMSLCFPNINQMKAYSKISLPSEIMEHFHHMQCHCMMGLFTEISKAWLTIDSDIYVWSYENESDVAYFDGLNETIISVGLVKPKAGVFQSYVKYLLILTTTVEITILGVTLTETSDGTSPEMQLVPEPIFTVATDGIGITTIANTNSGRIFLGGRNGSLYEIYYQAESSWFGKRCKKINHSEGPLSFLVPSFVTIALSEEEAIIQISVDDSRNILYTLGDKGTITVWDIDNNGASKVASLSQASLVQNAVHVVKTLDSNNFRPLVSISAITESESVHLNLVVVAATGTRFYFSCTAVANPTTRPQGLQLIHVRLPPGYAANATVMRPRKVQMAHYRKGTLILVCGGDTETALCLSNDAYPFTNYLAETQSPLSLDSPVWAMAEILVEPAICIEKQSITQEEPPLLVRQHMEAPRKFIFLTSQGAIIYVQVRPMDILKQLLLEQRGPDTEAVRAYFQSQSLEQACATCLILATLESSQNAELAEWATRAFFLYGSQRTTSIGPAIDVHGTNFANINTGDMRTSTPRVPNYDLRLQGFRPHAPVGLNTDISLQQFSAKHNGLYLYVGRILRPIWNMRCIKQEVINNKTQISSTISTRQVSWILSLLQALRSFLNKNTHITKQHGTTRITDGFETTIPSHYQEPIVEERNSLAALKIFITHACEVLELWKILCENHLNNIVNCLSKDQINQFSTATFRDLILIGHEISSLLIIHLIDSYLGDNASVDAVSQRLREVCPNLYRSEDAVCSKANEIILKAKSCTNPEEKECYLQSALKLCKEVAPRLNLSAVCQQFIACQFYSGVLELCLCCAERVDPNNAALHYYKNNEPIEDQEGRFAYMKRLEIYKEFTTLLDHLYNQSISNPLTPTIPSKPGPPQQNGSTMPVTPAKEILHDIITDALHSKCEILHASVYAWMIERRLHGELVALAAPSLEAYLTRVNAPDLLWQFYEKNKNHAAAAKILDALATKESNVTLSQRVEYLARAVVCMRSDQAGYAPYLGIFLRELEDKVEVARIQQQILDTICNQHLSGRLSDEASRALKFSLLDITKLYQEYADPLQLWECKLSIIHCSGHQDAMLIQEIWTNIINNELKDTSTAEDKMTILMSKIISLGQEYSGSPHCFPVDFLVKQLEIKACKLNVSNNGIISGFLQLGVSMEDLLDIYKMIGKDTRTWFNEGNDFHLIESTANLVNYFISHSNITNTFVKRKIITKCQDVISKCLTTLYSKPHGQELITKLRSIQNVLTRM; encoded by the exons ATGACCCTCACTGAAATGGAACCGCTTAAAATACACTTAGATGCCTTAGAAATGGCAGGGAAAGTGGTTGATATACACATTACAGCTGATAGCAACTTTCCATCCTTAATTAATCTTatgagatataacgtacaag gtGGACCAACTGTTAGTGGTCTTGATGATCATGATTATCCAAATTTAAATGGGATGTCATTATGTTTTCCTAATATAAATCAAATGAAAGCATACAGTAAAATTTCTTTGCCATCTGAGATAATGGAACATTTTCATC ATATGCAATGTCATTGTATGATGGGTCTTTTTACAGAAATTTCAAAAGCATGGCTTACAATTGATAGTGATATATATGTTTGGTCATATGAAAATga GTCTGATGTTGCATATTTTGATGGGTTAAATGAAACTATTATAAGTGTAGGTTTAGTAAAACCCAAAGCAGGGGTGTTCCAAtcttatgtaaaatatttgttgATTCTTACAACTACAGTGGAAATAACTATTCTTGGAGTTACATTAACAGAAACCAGTGATG GCACTTCACCAGAAATGCAACTAGTTCCTGAACCAATTTTCACAGTTGCTACGGATGGGATTGGCATTACAACAATAGCTAACACTAATAGTGGGAGAATTTTCCTTGGTGGTAGAAATGGATCCCTTTATGAAATATATTATCAG GCAGAAAGTAGCTGGTTTGGGAAACGTTGTAAAAAGATAAATCATTCTGAAGGTCCATTATCATTTTTAGTTCCATCATTTGTCACTATAGCTTTATCAGAAGAAGAAGCAATAATACAAATTTCCGTTGATGattcacgaaatattttatacacaCTCGGTGATAAGGGAACAATTACAGTTTGGGATATCGATAATAATGGAGCGTCCAAAGTCGCGTCTTTGTCACAAGCTTCTTTAGTACAAAACGCTGTTCATGTTGTtaa AACACTGGATAGTAATAATTTTCGACCATTGGTGAGCATATCAGCTATTACAGAGTCAGAATCAGTACATTTAAACTTAGTTGTAGTTGCAGCTACTGGAACACGCTTTTACTTCAGTTGCACTGCAGTTGCTAATCCGACAACAAGACCTCAAGGTCTACAGTTAATACATGTTAGATTGCCACCAGGTTACGCTGCTAATGCTACAGTAATGAGGCCCAGGAAAGTACAAATGGCACATTATAGGAAAG gAACATTAATTCTTGTTTGCGGTGGAGATACAGAAACTGCTTTATGTTTAAGTAATGATGCTTATCCATTCACAAATTATTTAGCTGAAACTCAAAGTCCTTTATCTCTCGATAGTCCCGTATGGGCAATGGCAGAAATTCTTGTGGAACCAGCTATATGTATTGAAAAACAAAGTATTACACAAGAAGAACCTCCTCTTCTCGTAAGGCAGCACATGGAAGCGCcacgaaaatttatatttttgacttCTCag GGTGCCattatttatgttcaagttCGTCCAATGGATATCTTAAAGCAGCTTCTATTAGAACAACGCGGTCCTGATACAGAAGCCGTTCGCGCATATTTTCAGTCGCAATCATTGGAACAAGCATGTGCAACTTGTCTTATTTTAGCCACGCTTGAAAGTTCTCAAAATGCTGAG TTAGCAGAATGGGCAACAAGAGCATTCTTTTTATATGGTAGTCAACGAACGACAAGCATTGGACCTGCAATTGATGTACATGGTACTAACTTTGCTAATATAAATACAG GAGATATGCGCACATCAACACCGAGAGTTCCAAACTATGATTTAAGGCTTCAAGGATTTCGACCTCATGCACCAGTTGGACTTAATACAGACATTTCTCTGCAACAATTTTCTGCAAAACACAATGGTTTATATCTGTATGTAGGAAGAATACTTCGACCAATATGGAATATGCGTTGTATTAAACAAGAAGTTATAAACAACAAAACTCAG ATCTCTAGTACAATTTCAACAAGACAAGTTAGCTGGATTCTAAGTCTTCTGCAGGCATTAAGATCGTTTCTCAATAAAAATACCCACATTACTAAGCA ACACGGTACTACTAGAATAACTGATGGATTTGAAACAACTATACCTAGTCATTACCAAGAACCAATAGTCGAAGAAAGGAATTCTTTAGCTgcattaaaaattttcattacTCATGCTTGTGAAGTGTTAGAACTTTGGAAAATTTTATGTGAAAACcatttaaataatattgtaaattGTTTATCAAAG gaTCAAATTAATCAATTTTCTACAGCTACATTTcgagatttaattttaattggACATGAAATTTCTTCATTATTGATCATTCATCTTATAGATAG TTATCTTGGAGATAATGCATCTGTTGATGCTGTTAGTCAAAGATTACGAGAAGTTTGTCCAAATTTATATAGAAGCGAGGATGCTGTTTGTTCTAAG gctaatgaaataattttgaaagcaAAAAGTTGTACAAATCCAGAAGAGAAAGAATGCTATTTGCAATCTGCTTTAAAG CTTTGCAAAGAAGTTGCTCCCAGACTAAATTTAAGTGCAGTATGCCAACAATTTATCGCTTGTCAATTTTATTCGGGTGTACTCGAGTTATGTCTCTGTTGTGCAGAAAGAGTAGACCCCAATAACGCTGCCTtacattattataaaaataatgaacCAATCGAAGATCAAGAAGGAAGGTTTGCTTACATGAAAAG ATTAGAGATTTATAAAGAATTCACTACGTTATTGGATCATCTTTATAATCAAAGCATTTCTAATCCATTGACACCTACTATACCCAGTAAACCTGGTCCTCCACAACAAAATGGCTCAACTATGCCTGTTACACCAGCAAAAGAAATA tTGCATGACATCATAACTGACGCATTACATTCTAAGTGTGAAATTCTCCACGCTTCAGTATATGCTTGGATGATAGAAAGAAGGCTTCACGGAGAACTCGTTGCTCTAGCAGCACCTTCTTTAGAAGCTTATCTCACCCGAGTCAATGCACCAGACTTGCTGTGGcaattttatgaaaaaaataaaaatcatgcTGCTGCAGCTAAAATATTGGATGCTTTAGCAACCAAAGA aTCAAATGTAACATTATCACAGAGAGTTGAATATTTAGCTCGAGCAGTAGTTTGTATGAGAAGTGACCAAGCTGGATACGCTCCATACCTTGGCATTTTTTTACGTGAATTAGAAGACAAAGTAGAAGTTGCTAGAATACAACAACAG ATATTAGATACAATTTGTAACCAACATTTAAGCGGTAGACTCAGCGATGAAGCATCTAGAGCATTAAAGTTTTCGTTACTTGATATAACAAAG TTATACCAAGAATATGCGGACCCTTTACAATTATGGGAGTGCAAATTATCTATAATTCATTGTTCTGGTCATCAAGATGCAATGTTAATCCAGGAAATTTGgactaatattataaataatg AATTAAAAGATACGTCAACAGCAGAAGATAAAATGACTATTTTAATGAGCAAAATTATATCCTTGGGACAGGAGTATTCAGGATCACCACACTGTTTTCCAGTTG aTTTTCTAGTAAAACAGTTAGAAATAAAAGCATGTAAGTTAAATGTATCAAATAATGGAATTATATCTGGGTTTCTACAGTTAGGAGTATCAATGGAGGATCTCTTAGATATTTACAA AATGATTGGCAAAGATACTCGAACTTGGTTCAACGAGGGAAATGATTTTCATCTTATCGAATCAACTGCAAATTTAGTTAATTACTTTATATCTCATTCGAACATTACCAATACTTTCGTTAA ACGAAAAATAATAACGAAGTGCCAAGACGTAATTTCAAAGTGTTTAACTACATTGTATAGCAAGCCTCATGGACAAGAATTAATAACGAAACTTAGATCGATTCAAAATGTTTTAACTCGTATGTAA
- the LOC126920985 gene encoding histone H2B-like, which produces MPPKVSGKAVKKAGKAQKNISKADKKKKRRRKESYAIYIYKVLKQVHPDTGISSKAMSIMNSFVNDVFERIAAEASRLAHYNKRSTITSREIQTAVRLLLPGELAKHAVSEGTKAVTKYTSSK; this is translated from the coding sequence ATGCCGCCAAAAGTAAGTGGAAAAGCTGTGAAGAAAGCCGGTAAGGCTCAGAAAAACATAAGCAAAGccgataaaaagaagaagaggagaaggaaggaaagttACGCTATCTACATCTACAAAGTGTTGAAACAAGTGCATCCTGATACTGGTATTTCTAGCAAGGCAATGAGCATCATGAACAGTTTTGTTAATGATGTTTTTGAACGTATTGCTGCTGAAGCATCACGATTGGCGCATTATAATAAACGTTCTACAATTACCTCTCGGGAGATCCAAACTGCTGTGAGGTTACTGTTACCTGGCGAATTGGCTAAGCATGCAGTAAGTGAAGGTACTAAAGCAGTCACCAAGTATACCAGCTCCAAATAA
- the LOC126916901 gene encoding histone H2A-like codes for MSGRGKGGKAKAKAKSRSNRAGLQFPVGRIHRLLRKGNYAERVGAGAPVYLAAVMEYLAAEVLELAGNAARDNKKTRIIPRHLQLAIRNDEELNKLLSGVTIAQGGVLPNIQAVLLPKKTEKKA; via the coding sequence ATGTCTGGTCGTGGGAAAGGAGGAAAAGCTAAAGCTAAGGCGAAGTCTCGTTCGAACAGAGCCGGACTGCAATTTCCAGTTGGTCGTATCCACAGACTTTTGAGAAAAGGAAATTATGCTGAAAGAGTCGGTGCTGGAGCTCCAGTTTATTTGGCTGCAGTTATGGAGTATCTGGCTGCTGAAGTTCTCGAATTGGCGGGAAACGCCGCACGAGATAACAAGAAGACTAGAATTATTCCAAGACATTTGCAACTTGCCATCCGCAATGATGAAGAATTAAACAAACTTCTGTCTGGCGTTACCATTGCACAAGGAGGTGTTCTTCCAAATATTCAGGCTGTACTTCTGCCAAAGAAAACTGAGAAAAAAGCTTAG
- the LOC126916824 gene encoding USP6 N-terminal-like protein: MNEEELLKRSAAERDRIFSCYDRGRENGAEIDPWEDPTFEVYHTTDRYGFIHDKRLPQKPDPNEIKTHRVEMERLKKWEKMTKQWDSSSTKEKLRRRVYKGIPNRFRGQVWALLLGIKNLKKEQAGKYEEMLQLARKWSTEIRQIDADVARQYRDHINYRERYSIKQRSMFYVLAAYSMYNMEVGYCQGMSVLAGLLLLYMDEEDAFWGLSVLLADKKYTMHGFYVDGFPKLNRFIEHHDKIMNKFLPKLKRKLDKCGCDSILYALKWFFVVFQERTPVSLGLRIWDIFLLDGDRILPAMAYTVMKMHKRFLMPMESLDEFCNYLQIKLEKDFCFDDDTVISTMERSMEELKRAKLDYPGPPLPHELPRFPFGTFKEPTFASKVGRRTEEFSEAQHVMRESITQRRDLVLADDGRESTTPVEQTSCGLGGSKFSFDPSLDDGASPNGSRRSLADTSVTSTADLSVFSSATRSQALDNSLDTQSNISNASSGSGGLPTPRATPHQPSPDVVRIYVPYTSPMSGSYKDDLPRTLPRSLETNRIRIRVDPDQTPIVENLKPFSLESPEVELDLK; the protein is encoded by the exons ATGAATGAGGAAGAATTATTGAAACGGTCTGCTGCAGAGCGAGATAGAATATTTAGCTGCTACGACCGTGGTAGAGAAAATGGAGCAGAAATTGATCCTTGGGAAGATCCTACCTTTGAAGTATATCATACCACAGACAGATATGGATTCATACA TGACAAACGTTTGCCACAAAAACCAGATCCTAATGAGATTAAGACTCACCGGGTGGAAATGGAAAGACTAAAGAAATGGGAAAAAATGACAAAACAATGGGATAGTTCTTCAACTAAGGAAAAATTAAGGCGCAGAGTATATAAAGGAATTCCTAATAGATTTCGTGGTCAAGTGTGGGCATTGTTATTgggtattaaaaatttaaagaaagaaCAAGCTGGTAAATATGAAGAGATGTTACAACTTGCACGTAAATGGTCTACAGAAATAAGACAAATCGATGCTGATGTAGCTAGGCAATATAGAGATCATATCAATTATAG AGAAAGGTATAGCATAAAACAACGATCTATGTTTTATGTATTGGCTGCCTATAGTATGTACAATATGGAAGTGGGTTATTGTCAAGGGATGTCTGTATTAGCTGGATTACTTTTACTGTATATGGATGAAGAAGATGCATTTTGGGGTCTTTCTGTGTTGCTTGCTGATAAAAAATATACCATGCATG gatTTTATGTTGACGGATTTCCAAAATTAAATCGTTTTATAGAGCATCACGataaaattatgaataaattttTACCAAAATTAAAACGGAAACTCGATAAATGCGGTTGTGATTCTATTCTTTATGCGCTAAAAtggttttttgttgttttccaAGAGAGg aCACCTGTGAGCCTCGGTCTTCGAATTTGggatatatttttattagatgGGGATCGCATTTTACCTGCTATGGCATACACAGTCATGAAAATGCATAAACGTTTTCTTATGCCGATGGAAAGTTTAGatgaattttgtaattatttgcaaattaaattagaaaaagaTTTTTGCTTTGATGATGATACAGTAATAAGTACTATGGAACGTAGTATGGAAGAACTAAAACGTGCCAAGTTGGATTATCCTGGCCCTCCCTTACCACACGAATTACCACGATTCCCATTTGGCACATTTAAGGAACCTACTTTTGCAAGCAAG GTTGGGAGACGTACTGAAGAATTTAGCGAAGCACAACACGTAATGCGAGAATCTATAACACAACGTAGAGATCTTGTACTCGCTGATGACGGTAGAGAAAGTACAACACCGGTTGAACAAACCAGTTGTGGTCTTGGCG GAAGCAAATTCTCATTTGATCCAAGTCTTGATGATGGGGCCTCTCCCAATGGCTCGCGCCGGTCATTGGCAGATACATCTGTTACCTCGACAGCTGACCTTTCTGTATTTAGTTCGGCGACACGGTCTCAAGCGTTAGACAATAGTCTTGATACTCAAAGTAATATTTCTAATGCTAGCTCTGGCAGTGGTGGTTTACCCACACCTAGGGCAACGCCTCATCAACCAAGTCCAGATGTTGTACGAATTTATGTACCATATACATCGCCTATGTCTGGCTCATACAAAGATGATCTTCCGCGTACACTTCCGCGATCTTTAGAAACAAATAGAATTCGCATACGTGTCGATCCTGATCAAACACCAATAGTGGAAAATTTAAAACCTTTTTCATTAGAGAGTCCAGAAGTCGAACTAGACTTAAAATAA
- the LOC126916887 gene encoding mitochondrial carrier homolog 2-like produces the protein MISPIDEPLFSDIALRMLMNTVSHPIEYAKVLIQIGYEPIPPRPTTTLFGQPALALPNVFQYVRYIKNVDGFTGCYRGLIPKLCAYTVSAVAFEKASKCIKFNDEPSKEIYDCDLEESQNHKKCIYEFIRDLISRMIGIIVSHPLDVIALRMMAQFVGGETKYNGLFRSFVEVYKENGIMGYYAGLLPRLIGNAAVLMLVSSSTYVIDKYIISDRELKPYAVSVIRFIVTTITYPFLVISHCMAVNNCGLIAGLPPQMPIYNSWLDCWSHLSATNQLKRGNSLLWRYYMGPQVIINGKPIPINKYNFHLQSTT, from the exons ATGATATCACCAATAGATGAACCATTATTCTCCGATATTGCGCTTCGTATGCTAATGAATACCGTTTCGCATCCTATCGAATACGCTAAAGTTTTAATACAG ATCGGATATGAACCGATTCCACCACGACCTACAACTACTTTATTTGGACAACCGGCTTTAGCTTTACCTAACGTTTTTCAGTAcg TTAGATACATAAAGAATGTAGATGGATTCACTGGCTGCTACCGTGGTCTTATTCCAAAATTATGTGCCTACACTGTAAGTGCTGTAGCTTTTGAAAAAGCTTCTAAATGCATTAAATTTAATGATGAACCGAGTAAAGAAATTTATGATTGCGATTTAGAAGAAAG tCAGAatcataaaaaatgtatatatgaaTTCATACGAGACCTAATTAGTAGAATGATTGGAATTATAGTTAGCCATCCATTAGATGTTATTGCGTTAAGGATGATGGCACAATTTGTTGGTGGAGAAACAAAATACAA CGGATTGTTTAGATCATTTGTGGAAGTATACAAAGAGAATGGAATCATGGGATACTATGCAGGATTATTACCTCGGCTTATTGGAAATGCTGCTGTATTAATGCTAGTCAGTTCATCTACTTATGTTattgataaatatattataagtgATAGAGAATTGAAACCATATGCAGTTTCTGTCATAAGG TTTATAGTAACAACAATTACATATCCATTTTTAGTGATATCACACTGTATGGCAGTTAATAATTGTGG ATTAATTGCCGGTCTTCCTCCACAAATGCCAATTTACAATAGCTGGTTAGATTGCTGGTCTCACCTTTCAGCTACCAACCAGTTAAAAAGAGGAAACAGTCTCTTATGGCGTTATTATATGGGGCCACAAGTGATAATTAATGGAAAGCCAATACCCATTAACAAATACAATTTCCACTTGCAAAGTACAACATAG